CCGGGCGTCACCGAACCGACACAGGACGGTAGCTCTTTCGAGTCATGTTTGCGCGTTTCCGCTCTTCTATAATAAAACCGATCGAACAGATAACCGGATGGAGGGGCAAGAGAACATGATTCTTTTTAAAAAATGGACCGTGCCGGCCGCCGCGCTGCTGTCGCTGGTCCTGTTCGCGGGGATTGCCAGCGCGCACGTGTCGGTTCAGCCGGCGCAGACGACGCAGGGCGCGTACGAAGTCTTCTCGGTGCGCGTGCCGAGCGAGGAAGAGAACGTGACGACCAAAAGCGTGAAGGTAACGGTGCCGTCCGGGGTCAGCGTCACCCGCGTGGAGCCGCATGACGGCTGGAAGGTTCAGCTGGATCAAAATGAGGACGGCTCGTTCAAGACGATTACGTGGACCGCGGAAGGCGCAGGCCTGGCGCAGACGGAGTTTACCGATTTCCGGATGCAGGGCCGGGTGGCGGACAACGCGACGCAGCTCGTCTGGAAAGCGTACCAGACGTACAGCGACGGCAAGGTCGTCGAATGGACCGGCGCGCCGGATGCCGATCATCCCGCGTCGGTGACGACGGTCGAAGCGGCCGTGGGCGGCGATCCTGCGCAAGCGGCGGGAGAAGCGGCCGGCGGGAGCGACGCGAAGGAGAATGCTGCGCTCGTCCTGGCGATTGCCGGCGTCGTGCTGGGCGCCGCCGCGCTCGTCCTGGCCGCCGTCAAACGGCGCCGGGCGTGAGCGGACCGGCGGACCTCCGCGCCGATACGGGTTTGCGGCAATGACGCCTAGACGCGGCGCGGGAACGCAAAGGGCGGGAACACGCCGGTCCGCCCGGTCTGGCTGCCCCGGAATTTGGGGTCGCGGAGAGGACGGTGCATGGGCCTAAGCCGCGGCAGTTGCATAAGCGCCTGTCATTGTTTATAATAGTGAATTAGCTTATGTTTGATAGCTTGACATGCGATGACGGAGAAAAGTAGGCAGCGGTTCGCGCACAGGGAGAAGACGCCGGAGATTGAGAGCGTCTTTGCGGATACGGCCGCAGCTGAAGTTCGCTCCCGAGCAGACTCTTGAACGGCGTTCTTCGTCCGGTTCGGACGGCGCCGCAGTAGGGAAGTCCGGGTTCGGCCCGTTACAGCCGGCAGAAGGGATTTTCGCAGCCTCGCATGGGCCGTCCGGATGAGACGGAGATTCGATCGGCGCGCAAGTCCGAATTAGGGTGGTACCACGGTTCTTTCGTCCCTTTTGGGGAGAAGGAGCCTTTTTTTATTTTTTATGGCGGAAAGGATGGGAACGATGAAGGAACGATTGGAAGCATTGCGGACGGAAGCGCTGCAGGAGCTGGAGCGCGTCGACAGCCCGCAGCGCTTGAGCGACCTGCGGGTCAAGTATTTGGGCAAAAAGGGCGCGCTGACCGAGATTTTGCGCGGCATGGGAGCCTTAAGCGCCGAGGAGCGGCCGGTAATCGGCCAAGTCGCCAACGACGTCCGGGCGGCGATCGAGCAGGTGATCGAAGCGAAGCAGGCGGCGTTCCAGCAGGCCGAGACGGAAAACCGGCTGCGCGCCGAGACGATCGACGTGACGCTCCCGGGAAAGCGGCCGCCTTCGGGTGCGGTGCATCCGCTGAACAAGGTGGCGCAGGAGATCGAAGACATTTTCATCGGCCTCGGCTATACGATCGCGGAAGGCCCCGAGGTGGAGACGGACTTCTACAACTTTGAGGCGCTCAATCTGCCGAAGGATCATCCGGCGCGCGACATGCAGGATTCGTTTTATATTACGGACGAAATCCTGATGCGCACCCATACGTCGCCGGTGCAGATCCGGACGATGAGGGCGATGGACGGCAAGACGCCGGTCAAAGTTATTTGCCCGGGCAAAGTATACCGACGCGACGACGACGACGCGACGCATTCCTTCCAGTTCAACCAGATCGAAGGGCTGGTCGTCGGACCGAACATCCGCATGAGCGATCTGAAGGGAACGCTGCTCCAGTTCGTGCAGCTGATGTTCGGCAGGCAGGCGCAAATCCGGCTGCGGCCGAGCTTCTTCCCGTTCACCGAGCCGAGCGCCGAGGTTGACGTCACCTGCGTGCAGTGCGGCGGTCACGGCTGCCGGATGTGCAAGCATACCGGCTGGCTGGAAATACTCGGCTGCGGCATGGTCCATCCGCGGGTGCTGGAATACGGCGGCTACGATCCGGAGAAAGTGAGCGGCTTCGCCTTCGGCATGGGCGTGGAGCGAATCGCGCTGCTGAAGTACGGCATCGATGATATTCGCCATTTTTACACGAACGATCTGCGTTTTCTGGGCCAGTTTGTCCGAATGTCCTGACGCGCGGAAAACTTATGCTTGCGAAGCGAATTTTCGGCTTGCAGTGGCTCAAGGAGCGAACGCAGAAAATTTAAAGCGTATAGAAGCGGGCTTTCTGCTTTGCAGAAAACTTAAAGTAAAAGCTTGCGAGGCGAGTTTTCTGCTCCGCAGAAAACTTTTAGCCTATGCTTGCGATGCAAGTTTTCTGCTCCGCAGAAAACTTTAGCTTATGCTTACGAAGTTAGTTTCTTCTCTGCAGAAAACTTTAGCTTATGCTTACGAAGTTAGTTTTCTGCTCCGCAGAAAACTTTTAGCCTATGCTTGCGATGCAAGTTTTCTGCTCCGCAGAAAACTTTTAGGAGGGTGCAAACGATGAAGGTTTCCTATAAATGGCTTAACGAATATATCGATTTGGACGGCTATGACGGGCAGCGGCTTGCGGAGCTGATGACGGCCGGCGGTATCGAAATCGACGTCGTCGAGAATCGGAACAAGGGCGTATCCGGCGTCGTGACCGGCCATGTGCTGACGCGCGAGAAGCATCCGGACGCCGACAAGCTGAGCGTCTGCACGGTGGATGTCGGCGGCGGCCAGCCGCTGCAGATCGTCTGCGGGGCGAAAAACGTCGCGGCGGGCCAGCTCGTACCGGTCGCCACCGTCGGCGCTAAGCTGCCGGGCGACTTCGCGATCAAGAAGGCAAAGCTGCGCGGCGTCGAATCGCAGGGCATGATCTGCTCGGCCAAAGAACTCGGCCTGAACGACAAGCTGCTGCCGAAGGAGCAGCAGGAGGGTATCCTCGTGCTGCCGGAAGGAACGCCGGTCGGCAAGCCGATCCAGGATGTGCTGGCACTGGACGACGAGGTGCTCGAGCTCGATTTGACGCCGAACCGCTCGGATTGCCTCAGCATGCTTGGGGCCGCTTACGAGGTCGGCGCCCTGACCGGACGTCCCGTCAAGCTGCCGGAGACGCGCATTAACGGTGCCGCCGAGCATGCGGAGGGCCGCCTGTCCATCGAGATCGAGGCGCCGGAGCTGTGTTCCCACTATGCGGCGCGCTATATCAAGGGCGTGAAAATCGGCCCGTCGCCGCAATGGATACAGAACCGGCTTATCGCCGCCGGCGTGCGGCCGATCAGCAACGTCGTCGATATTACGAACTTCGTCATGCTCGAATACGGCCAGCCGCTGCATGCGTTCGACGCCGGCAAAGTAAGCGGCGGCCGCATTGTCGTCCGGCTCGCCCGCGAAGGGGAAACGATGCTGACGCTGGACGGCCAGGAGCGCAAGCTCGAGCCGAACATGCTCGTCATTACCGACGGCCAGCAGCCGATCGCGCTCGCCGGCGTGATGGGAGGGGCCAATTCGGAGGTGACGGCGGATACGGTGGATATTTTGCTCGAATCGGCCCGCTTCGAAGGCGGCACCGTCCGCAAAACGTCGCGCCGGCTCGGCCTTCGCTCGGAATCGAGCCTGCGCTTCGAGAAGGGCGTCGATCCGGCGCGCGTCATACCGGCGCTGGACCGCGCGGCCGCGCTGATGGCGCAATACGCGGACGGCCACGTGCTGGACGGCATCGTTCAAGCGGGCGCGCCGCTTCCGCATCAGACGGCCGTGCAGGTCTCGCTGCAAAAAATCAACCGCTATCTCGGGACCGATTTGTCAAAGCTGGAGACGGAAACGATTTTCGGCCGGCTCCAGTTCTCGTTCGAACTTTCGCCGGACGGGGTGTTTACGGTGCAGGTGCCGTCCCGCCGCGGCGATATTACGCGCGACGTCGATTTGATCGAGGAGGTCGCGCGGCTTCATGGCTACGATGAAATTCCGACGACGCCGATCGAAGGGGAAACGACGCCCGGCGCGCTGACGAAGCCGCAGGCCGTTCGCCGCGAGCTGCGCCGGCAGCTGACGTCGGCAGGATTGAACGAAGTGGTATCCTATTCGTTCACGCATCCGGGCCGGACCGTGCTGTTCCCGGCGCTGTCCGGCGGCTCGCAGCCGGTGCGGCTGGCGATGCCGATGAGCGAGGACCGCAGCGTGCTGCGCACGAGCCTGCTGCCGCAGCTGCTCGAAACGGCGGCGTATAACCGCAACCGCAAAAACGACGACGCGGCGATTTTCGAAATCGGCAGCGTCTTCCATACCGACGAGGAGAAGCTGACCCGGCTGCCGCACGAGAAGCACCGGCTGGCCGTCCTGCTGACGGGGAACCGGATCTCCGCGGCGTGGAACCGGAAAGCGGAGGCCGCCGATTTTTACGTTGTAAAAGGCATGTTCGAATCGCTCGCCGAGAAGCTGGGCGTCGAGCGGCTCATCTCTTATGAGGCGGCACAGCCGGCGGATATGCATCCCGGGCGGACGGCTGCGGTCGTGCTGGAAACCGAGCGAGGCCGGGAGACGATCGGGTATTTGGGTCAGCTGCATCCGGACGTGCAGCTGGCGCACGATCTCGGGGACGTGTTCGTGCTGGAGGTTGAGCTCGAGCCGCTGTACGACGCCGCCGATTTCAGCATCGCGTACCGGCCGCTGCCGCGTTATCCGGCCATCCAGCGGGATATTGCCGTCGTCGTCGACCGGCAGGCGGAAGCGGGCAAGCTGCTGGAAGCGGCAGGAAGCGCGGCAGGCGGCCTGCTGGAGTCGGTCCGGGTGTTCGACGTGTTCACGGGCGAGCGGCTGGGCACGGACAAGAAAAGCGTGGCGCTGTCGCTCGTCTACCGGCATCCGGAGCGGACGCTGACCGACGAGGAGGCGGCGGAGCTGCACGGCCGCGTGGTGCAAAAATTAGAACAATCTTTTGGAGCGGAATTGCGCAAATAGGCAGGAGATGTCCCGCGCCGCATCGAATTAGTTCCTAGCGAACCGATCGATGCGGCTGTTTTGCGTTTTTCGGGTCCGTATTTGGATTGCCGCGTACGCATGGTTACGGCATCGTGTTGATTCGAATCCTATAAATGAACGATATAGACGATGTACTGTACAGCTGCACGTTCTGCCGCAATAAACGGCATCAGCCGGCTGCAGAAGCCGCAAACAAAAAGGCGGCTTGAATCGTTTGGTTTTGTATAACGCTAAGGAGGAAGTGCTTTACATGGATGGTGCCGGTCGGACACGGGTGACGGTCGATATATATGGCAATCAGTTTACAATGACGGGGAGCTCGAATCCCGAATATATTCGGCGGATCGCCGCTTTGGTGGACGAGAACATGCATAAGCTCGCCAAAGGGTATCCCCAACTCGACGTGCCGCGAATTTCCATGCTGGCGGCCGTCCATATGGCGGAGGACGTTTTCCGGCTGACCGCCGAAAACGAGCGGATGCACGAGACGGAACGGCGCCTCCGCGAAGCGTCGGCGAAGCTGGAGCAGGCGCAGCGGCAGGTTGAGGAGCTGAACGAGACGTATTTGTCGCTGGAAGCCGCCTTGCAGGAGGAACTGAAGCAGTCGCGCGAAACGGCGCGCGCGGAGCTGGCGCAGGCGCGTGCGGAAGCTGCGGACGAGCTTCGTGCGGCGAAGACAGAGGCGCAGGAGAAGCTGGAGACGGCTCAGCTGGAGGCCGAAGCGAAGCTGGAGGCGGCGCAGGCCGAGCTTCAAGAAGCGCTGCGGCAGGCTGCGGAGGAGCTCGAGCGTACGCGGGCCGAGGCGCTCGAAGAGCTGGAGCTCGAGCGCGAAATCGCGCGCGAGGAGCTGGAGCGCGTCAGCATGGAGCTGACGGGCCGCTACGAGCAGGAGCGGGAGCGGCGCGAGGCGGAAGCGGCCGACGCGGCCGGCCGTCTTGACGAAGAACGGGAGCGGCATGCGGCGGAGGAAGCCAAAGCGCAGGCGGAGCTCGCCGAAACGCGCGATTCGCTGACGGCGGAGCTGGAGCGCGTGCGCGCCGAGGCGGAAAGCGGGCTGCGGCAGGCGCACGCGGAGGCGGAAGCGCAGCTGAAGCAGGCGGCTGCGGCCGCCGAAGCGGAGAAGGTGCAGCTGCGCGAGCGCTCGGAGGCCCGGCACGCGCAGGTCCGCGCGGAGGCGGAGGCAAAGCTCGCCGGTGCGCGGCAGGAAGCGGAGGCGGCGATGTCGCAGCTGCGCGAGAAGGCGGAGGCCGAGCTGGCGCAGGCGAAAGCTGACGCGGAGGCGGCGCTCTCCGCCCTGCGCGCCGAGGCGGACAGCCGGCTGGCGGAGGTGCAGGAAGAAGCGCAGCTGGAGCTGGAGCTGGAGCGCGACGCGGCGCGCGAGGAGCTGGAGCGGACCCGCGCCGAGCTGCAGCAGCAGCTTGCCGAGGCGCGCGAGCAGGCGCAGACGGAGCTCGAGCGCGTGCGGCAGGCGGCGCGCGAGCGGATGGAGCGCGTCCGGTCGGAAGCCGCGCAGGCTGCGGCCCAGGCGGGGGCGGAGGCCGCAAGGCAGCTCGCCGAGGTGCGCGAAGCGGCGCAGACGGAGCTGGAGCGCGTCCGCTCGGAGGCGGCCAACGCGCTGGAGCAGGCGGCGTCGGAAGCCGCCGAGGCGCTCGAACGCGAGCGCGAACGCCATGCGGCGACGCTCGGCGCGGAGCGGGAGACGGCGCAGGCGATGCTGGGCCAGGCGCTGCGCGAGGCCGAAGAGGAAGCGGCCGCGCTGAAGGCCGAATTCGCCGCCGAGCGGGCGGCGCTTGAGGCTGCGGCGCGCAGCGAAACGAAGCGGCTGAGCGAGGAACGCGAGCGGGAGCGCGATGCGTGGGAGCAGGAGCGGACGCAGCTGGCGCTCCGGCTGGAGGAGACGCGGCGGGAGCTCGCGGCCGTGCAGGAAGCCGCCGCGGCGGCGCAGGACGACGCCGAGCTGCTGGCGATGGAGGCGGCCGAGCAGGAGGAAGCGCTTCGCTCGTCGCTGGCCCGGCTCGAGGAGGAGCTGCGGGAGCGCAGCCGGCAGGCCGACGAGCTGCAGAACACGCTGCACGAGCTGAGGCAGCGGGATACTCGACGCAGCGGGCAGCTGCAGCAGCAGGAGGAGCAGCTCGGCAAGCTGCGGAACCAGCTTGCCGAGGCCCAGAAAGCGGCCGACCAGTCCGGCCGGCAGCTGCATCAAGCGCTGGAGCAGCTCAGCGGGCTGAAGGCGGAAGCGGAGCAGCGGGTGGCGCGCGAGCGCGAGCTTCGCGGCAGGCTGGAGGCGGCGGAAGCGCGGGCGGCCGAAGCGGCCGGGGAAGCGGAGCGTTTGGCCGAGGAAATGGACCGGAAAATCGCGGAGGCCGCTGCGGAAATGGCCGCCCGGGAGGCGCACGCATCGGCCGAAATCGAGCTTGCCCACCGGCAGGCCGCCGCCTATGCCGAAGCCGAAGCCGGCATGCGCGAGCAGCTGCTGCAGAGCGAAGGCGAAGCGGCTGAAGCGCAGGCGAAGGCGCAGCAGCTGCTCGACCGGCTGGGCGCCGCGGAAGCTGCGCTGAATAAGGCGCAGCTGACGACCGTCGAGCTGACCCGGGCGCACGAGGAGCTGCGGACGGAGCATGCGAAGCTGCAATCCGAGTACGCGAAGCTGCAGACCGAATATAACGAGTGGATCGAGCTGATCGACAAAATCTAAACGAAAAAATATGTTGAACAGAACTTATCCCTCTGCTTAAATGAATAAAACGAAAAAACGGCCTCGTTGCGGACAGAGGCCGTTTTATCGTGTGCTTGTTGTTTGAAATTCACCGTACATGGCGGGCTTCTTCCGGGCCGCGCCCGGAGCAAGCGCCGGTTAGTCGCGTGCGTTTCAATCCAATCCTTGCCAATACTACGAAATCGTAGTATTATGAACAAAAGGAAATTTTTTAAAATCAGTAAGGGGAGTAGACGATGTTTGATCGGATGAGAGAGCTCTTCTTGCAAAACGGTCTTCGGCCTTTGAGCTTTTTGTCGGAGACGGCCGAGCTTGACCGGAAAGTGAACCGTTCCGA
This genomic window from Paenibacillus humicola contains:
- the zapA gene encoding cell division protein ZapA, with amino-acid sequence MDGAGRTRVTVDIYGNQFTMTGSSNPEYIRRIAALVDENMHKLAKGYPQLDVPRISMLAAVHMAEDVFRLTAENERMHETERRLREASAKLEQAQRQVEELNETYLSLEAALQEELKQSRETARAELAQARAEAADELRAAKTEAQEKLETAQLEAEAKLEAAQAELQEALRQAAEELERTRAEALEELELEREIAREELERVSMELTGRYEQERERREAEAADAAGRLDEERERHAAEEAKAQAELAETRDSLTAELERVRAEAESGLRQAHAEAEAQLKQAAAAAEAEKVQLRERSEARHAQVRAEAEAKLAGARQEAEAAMSQLREKAEAELAQAKADAEAALSALRAEADSRLAEVQEEAQLELELERDAAREELERTRAELQQQLAEAREQAQTELERVRQAARERMERVRSEAAQAAAQAGAEAARQLAEVREAAQTELERVRSEAANALEQAASEAAEALERERERHAATLGAERETAQAMLGQALREAEEEAAALKAEFAAERAALEAAARSETKRLSEERERERDAWEQERTQLALRLEETRRELAAVQEAAAAAQDDAELLAMEAAEQEEALRSSLARLEEELRERSRQADELQNTLHELRQRDTRRSGQLQQQEEQLGKLRNQLAEAQKAADQSGRQLHQALEQLSGLKAEAEQRVARERELRGRLEAAEARAAEAAGEAERLAEEMDRKIAEAAAEMAAREAHASAEIELAHRQAAAYAEAEAGMREQLLQSEGEAAEAQAKAQQLLDRLGAAEAALNKAQLTTVELTRAHEELRTEHAKLQSEYAKLQTEYNEWIELIDKI
- the pheS gene encoding phenylalanine--tRNA ligase subunit alpha, whose amino-acid sequence is MKERLEALRTEALQELERVDSPQRLSDLRVKYLGKKGALTEILRGMGALSAEERPVIGQVANDVRAAIEQVIEAKQAAFQQAETENRLRAETIDVTLPGKRPPSGAVHPLNKVAQEIEDIFIGLGYTIAEGPEVETDFYNFEALNLPKDHPARDMQDSFYITDEILMRTHTSPVQIRTMRAMDGKTPVKVICPGKVYRRDDDDATHSFQFNQIEGLVVGPNIRMSDLKGTLLQFVQLMFGRQAQIRLRPSFFPFTEPSAEVDVTCVQCGGHGCRMCKHTGWLEILGCGMVHPRVLEYGGYDPEKVSGFAFGMGVERIALLKYGIDDIRHFYTNDLRFLGQFVRMS
- a CDS encoding YcnI family protein yields the protein MILFKKWTVPAAALLSLVLFAGIASAHVSVQPAQTTQGAYEVFSVRVPSEEENVTTKSVKVTVPSGVSVTRVEPHDGWKVQLDQNEDGSFKTITWTAEGAGLAQTEFTDFRMQGRVADNATQLVWKAYQTYSDGKVVEWTGAPDADHPASVTTVEAAVGGDPAQAAGEAAGGSDAKENAALVLAIAGVVLGAAALVLAAVKRRRA
- the pheT gene encoding phenylalanine--tRNA ligase subunit beta encodes the protein MKVSYKWLNEYIDLDGYDGQRLAELMTAGGIEIDVVENRNKGVSGVVTGHVLTREKHPDADKLSVCTVDVGGGQPLQIVCGAKNVAAGQLVPVATVGAKLPGDFAIKKAKLRGVESQGMICSAKELGLNDKLLPKEQQEGILVLPEGTPVGKPIQDVLALDDEVLELDLTPNRSDCLSMLGAAYEVGALTGRPVKLPETRINGAAEHAEGRLSIEIEAPELCSHYAARYIKGVKIGPSPQWIQNRLIAAGVRPISNVVDITNFVMLEYGQPLHAFDAGKVSGGRIVVRLAREGETMLTLDGQERKLEPNMLVITDGQQPIALAGVMGGANSEVTADTVDILLESARFEGGTVRKTSRRLGLRSESSLRFEKGVDPARVIPALDRAAALMAQYADGHVLDGIVQAGAPLPHQTAVQVSLQKINRYLGTDLSKLETETIFGRLQFSFELSPDGVFTVQVPSRRGDITRDVDLIEEVARLHGYDEIPTTPIEGETTPGALTKPQAVRRELRRQLTSAGLNEVVSYSFTHPGRTVLFPALSGGSQPVRLAMPMSEDRSVLRTSLLPQLLETAAYNRNRKNDDAAIFEIGSVFHTDEEKLTRLPHEKHRLAVLLTGNRISAAWNRKAEAADFYVVKGMFESLAEKLGVERLISYEAAQPADMHPGRTAAVVLETERGRETIGYLGQLHPDVQLAHDLGDVFVLEVELEPLYDAADFSIAYRPLPRYPAIQRDIAVVVDRQAEAGKLLEAAGSAAGGLLESVRVFDVFTGERLGTDKKSVALSLVYRHPERTLTDEEAAELHGRVVQKLEQSFGAELRK